GAAGTGAGAGCGAAGGATCGATTTGATTTAGATCTTAAGAGAGCGGTGAAAGATTTTTCAAAGATGGTCATTGGTCCCGAGGTCATCGAAGAAACGAGCAATTCAGTAGTATTGCATGATCTATCCGATCCAATGGAGTTACCTCAGCAAAAATGTGTAAGACGCATGCACCTCATCGCGAAGTCGATGCATGTCGACGCAATGTTGTCCTTTGAGAGAGGCGATACAGATCTTGCGAGAGACGTTATTGATCGTGATACAGAAATCGATAGGCTATATTGGATGGTCATTAAACAGTACAATCTGATCCTTAGAGATCGCTATTTCGCTGAGAAAATGGACATCGATGTATACGACGGATTGGACTATACAATCTCGGCTCGAGGTATCGAAAGAATAGGGGATCATGCTGAAAAGATCGCAAGAAATGCCCTTCTACTTGCTGAGTCGAACACAACAAATAGAGAGAATTCGGAAATAACGAGGTCAGGCGACGCCGCTGTGAAGATTTTCGATAGAGCGATCGAGGCTCTGTTCCTCAAAGATACTGAGAAAGCAAATGATGTAATTGACAGAGGGAATGAACTCGTTGAACTCTGTGAAAAAATGCGCGCTAATATTGCTTCATCACAACCGGTTGAGTTAGTCGCAAAAACAACTGTTATAGACAGTATTACAAGGACTATTATGTATTCTATGGACATCGCTGAGATTGCGATCAATGGTGCGATGAGGAAATCCGGGTAAAACGTTCTGAAAACATATAGATGGGTTCAGCTTCTTCATATACTCGACCCAGCTAAAATGATCTGAAGGCTTATTTTGACGACGCCATCAATAGTGCCGATTTTCTCCAGGACAAGTTTGGC
The sequence above is drawn from the Methanomassiliicoccales archaeon genome and encodes:
- a CDS encoding phosphate uptake regulator PhoU — protein: MTISLPKIWVSEHRLKPGDPVIVRVMNDGTLHICPATQREEESTKKILQISNESREHLTRKLIATYLAGYDIIEVRAKDRFDLDLKRAVKDFSKMVIGPEVIEETSNSVVLHDLSDPMELPQQKCVRRMHLIAKSMHVDAMLSFERGDTDLARDVIDRDTEIDRLYWMVIKQYNLILRDRYFAEKMDIDVYDGLDYTISARGIERIGDHAEKIARNALLLAESNTTNRENSEITRSGDAAVKIFDRAIEALFLKDTEKANDVIDRGNELVELCEKMRANIASSQPVELVAKTTVIDSITRTIMYSMDIAEIAINGAMRKSG